One genomic segment of Plasmodium vinckei vinckei genome assembly, chromosome: PVVCY_03 includes these proteins:
- a CDS encoding pantothenate transporter, putative, with amino-acid sequence MNVDSYNPNRKASFPINNVLSEETEKLVDTYKYEDDVNNIFNSGISKFKRNGKNSMAFHKSLAVVNVAAGLDGCDEQLLPASFRALEADLNLHPSLLGYITLAQTLMLSLFSPIWGFLSDKYSRKWMLVFGTALWGIATIFLANINDFAHIIIFRAINGLALGSIGPISQSILADAAKNESLGLSFGIVQLSSSIGRLIGGVVTTTVSMKYFGTIRGWRLCFIVVGALSILLSIIVALFVEDAPRQVRINRKETNSYMRDSIIDNNTETIIEPQRSQSYMLYQNVKEMLKDSLSKKSIIIILLEGFTGTIPWLALSFNTMFFQYCDLSDLQAAIITGFLLIGSALGGVLGGHFGDIMHNISNKHGRPFLGQLAMFGRVPLVILTYLVIPKRKESFELFVLSCFFLGLSSIAGVAVNRPIVSDIIRPDYRGTIFSLTIAIEGVGSSLIGAPLFGYLAEEVFHYKNNNLLISDMTTEFRVHNAEALSKTLLYLTAIPWMLSFVFYSLLHFTYGAEYSKMNQIIESEYKYDDEDDDETMVGKGMT; translated from the coding sequence atgaatgtCGATTCTTATAACCCAAACAGGAAAGCGAGTTTTCCCATAAATAATGTACTATCAGAAGAGACAGAAAAACTCGTtgatacatataaatatgaagatgatgtaaataatatttttaatagtgGAATTTCAAAATTCAAAAGAAATGGAAAGAATAGTATGGCATTTCATAAATCCTTGGCTGTAGTAAATGTAGCAGCAGGATTAGATGGATGTGATGAACAATTATTACCAGCAAGTTTTAGAGCATTAGAAGCTGATTTGAACTTGCATCCATCATTGTTAGGATATATAACATTAGCCCAAACATTAATGTTAAGTTTGTTTAGTCCAATATGGGGTTTTTTATCAGATAAATATTCGAGAAAATGGATGTTAGTATTTGGCACAGCTTTATGGGGGATAGCAACCATATTTTTagcaaatataaatgactttgcacatataataatttttagaGCAATAAATGGATTAGCTTTAGGTAGTATTGGGCCTATATCGCAAAGTATATTAGCAGATGCAGCAAAAAATGAATCTTTAGGTTTATCTTTTGGTATTGTACAATTATCTTCTAGTATTGGTCGATTAATTGGTGGTGTTGTTACTACAACTGTTTCAATGAAATACTTTGGAACTATTCGAGGTTGGAGattatgttttattgtAGTTGGTGCTTTGAGTATATTATTAAGTATTATTGTTGCCCTTTTTGTAGAAGATGCACCAAGACAAGTAAGAATAAATAGAAAAGAAACAAATTCGTACATGAGAGACAGTAtaattgataataatacagAAACAATAATAGAACCTCAACGAAGTCAAtcatatatgttatatCAAAATGTTAAGGAAATGCTTAAAGATAGTTTatctaaaaaaagtataataataatattgttaGAAGGTTTTACTGGTACAATTCCATGGTTAGCTTTAAGTTTTAATACAAtgttttttcaatattgtGATTTAAGTGATTTACAAGCAGCAATAATAACAGggtttttattaattggATCTGCTTTAGGAGGAGTATTAGGAGGACATTTTGGTGATATAATGcataatatatcaaataaacATGGTCGACCCTTTTTAGGTCAGCTAGCTATGTTTGGTAGAGTACCATTAGTTATATTAACATATTTAGTGATACctaaaagaaaagaaagttttgaattatttgttttatcttgtttttttttgggtTTATCATCAATAGCTGGAGTAGCAGTAAATAGGCCAATTGTATCAGATATTATAAGACCAGATTATAGAGgtactattttttcattaactATAGCTATTGAAGGTGTTGGGTCTTCTTTAATTGGTGCCCCATTATTTGGTTATTTAGCTGAAGAGgtatttcattataaaaataataatttgttaaTCTCAGATATGACTACAGAATTTAGAGTTCATAATGCAGAGGCTCTTTcaaaaacattattatatcttACTGCAATACCATGGATGTtatcttttgttttttattctctTCTTCATTTTACTTATGGAGCagaatattcaaaaatgaACCAGATTATTGAATCAGAATATAAGTATGATGATGAAGATGATGATG